The following proteins are encoded in a genomic region of Acidimicrobiales bacterium:
- a CDS encoding DUF4279 domain-containing protein, translating to MSADEITAVVGVPPTMVRVKGERGRGNAPAATKHLWSLSTMDHVTSLRVSDHLQWLEELLEGRTLPTEDVTWDVFVFWMTDNGQGGPDLTPEASTFLAERRLPISFDIHY from the coding sequence ATGAGTGCCGACGAGATCACGGCGGTGGTCGGCGTGCCGCCGACGATGGTGCGGGTCAAGGGCGAGCGAGGCCGCGGAAACGCGCCAGCGGCGACCAAGCACCTCTGGTCGCTCTCGACGATGGACCACGTCACGTCGCTGCGAGTCTCCGATCACCTGCAGTGGCTGGAGGAACTGCTCGAAGGGCGCACCCTGCCGACGGAGGACGTCACCTGGGACGTGTTCGTGTTTTGGATGACGGACAACGGTCAGGGTGGCCCAGACCTCACGCCTGAGGCCTCGACCTTTCTGGCCGAGCGCCGCCTCCCGATCTCCTTCGACATCCACTACTGA